Within the Candidatus Spechtbacteria bacterium genome, the region CTCGCTATCTTTACTCGAACTATCCAAACCCTGAAGGTGAGCTGACCAACTGGCGCGCCGCGCTTGTAAACAGCAAGATACTCGGTCAGATTGGCGAGGGTTTAGGATTTAACGATTTCATGCTGCTTTCAAAGGGCGAAGCCAAGGATGCTGGCAAGGCGCGGCATTTTATTTTGGCGAACGCTATGGAAGCGTTTATCGGATCGCTGTACTTGGATAAGGGCTACGACGCGGCATCGGAGTTTATTACAAAATATGTTTTAGTCGAGCTTCCTAGTATAATTAAAGAGCAGCTTTATCAGGATCCAAAAAGCAAGTTTCAGGAAAAAGCCCAGGAAGTTGTTGGCATTACTCCAACCTATAATGTTATTGACGAGTGGGGACCGGATCACGAGAGGCATTTTGTGGTTGGCGTGTATCTAGGCGAGGAGCTTATTGCTAAGGGCGAGGGAAGCTCCAAGCAAGAGGCTCAGGAGGAAGCGGCGAAAAATGGGTTGGAGGTGAAGGGATGGTGACGCCACCACTATGAATATTGAATTATGAATAGTGAATTGTGAATACTTA harbors:
- the rnc gene encoding ribonuclease III, with the translated sequence MEEFSELEKKLGIEFTDKDLLKQAFIHRSYLNEHPEIALPHNERLEFLGDAVLELVVTRYLYSNYPNPEGELTNWRAALVNSKILGQIGEGLGFNDFMLLSKGEAKDAGKARHFILANAMEAFIGSLYLDKGYDAASEFITKYVLVELPSIIKEQLYQDPKSKFQEKAQEVVGITPTYNVIDEWGPDHERHFVVGVYLGEELIAKGEGSSKQEAQEEAAKNGLEVKGW